Proteins from one Elephas maximus indicus isolate mEleMax1 chromosome 12, mEleMax1 primary haplotype, whole genome shotgun sequence genomic window:
- the RRN3 gene encoding RNA polymerase I-specific transcription initiation factor RRN3: MAAPLLHTRLPGDVAASASAVKTLGAARTGISDMLTLENDFFNSPPRKTVRFGGTVTEVLLKYKKGETNDFELLKNQLSDPDIKDDQIINWLLEFRSSIMYLTKDFEQLVSILLRLQWLNRSQNVVEEYLAFLSNLVSAQTVFLRPCLSMIASHFVPPRVIIKEGDVDVSDSDDEDDNLPANFDTCHRALQIIARYVPSTPWFLMPILVEKFPFVRKSERTLECYVHNLLRISVYFPTLRHEILELVIEKLLKLDVNASRQDIEDAEEAAAQTSGGTDAPEGLFNMDEDEETKGETKADPAQLDHMVHPVAERLDILLSLLLSYIKDVCYVDGKVDNNKTKDLYRDLITIFDKLLLPTHASCHVQFFMFYLCSFKLGFAEAFLEHLWKKLQDPNNPAIIRQAAGNYIGSFLARAKFVPLITVKSCLDLLVNWLHVYLDNQDSGTKAFCDVALHGPFYSACQAVFYTFVFRHKQLLSGNLKEGLRYLQSLNFERIVMSQLNPLKICLPSVVNFFASITSKYQLVFCYTIIERNNRQMLPVIRNTAGGDSVQTCTNPLDTFFPFDPCVLKRSNKFIDPIYQIWEDTSAEELQEVKKPIKKEIVEDEDDDFLKGEVPQNDPVIGITPSSFDSRFRSPSSSVGSPPVLYMPDQSPVISRICD; encoded by the exons ATGGCGGCGCCGCTACTTCACACGCGGTTGCCCGGGGATGTGGCCGCTTCGGCCTCTGCGGTCAAGACGCTGGGGGCCGCGAGGACTGG GATTTCAGATATGCTCACATTAGAGAATGATTTCTTCAATTCTCCCCCAAGAAAAACAGTTCGGTTTGGTGGAACTGTGACAGAAGTCTTGCTGAAGTACAAAAAG GGTGAAACAAATGACTTTGAGTTGTTGAAGAACCAGCTGTCAGATCCAGACATAAAG GATGACCAGATCATTAACTGGCTGCTGGAATTCCGCTCTTCTATCATGTACTTGACAAAAGACTTTGAGCAGCTTGTCAGTATCCTATTG AGATTGCAGTGGTTGAATAGAAGTCAAAATGTGGTAGAGGAATACTTGGCTTTTCTTAGTAATCTTGTATCAGCACAGACTGTCTTTCTTAGACCATGTCTCAGCATGATTGCTTCTCATTTTGTACCTC CCCGAGTGATCATTAAGGAAGGTGACGTGGATGTTTCGGATTCTGATGACGAAGATGATA ATCTTCCTGCAAATTTTGACACATGTCACAGAGCCTTGCAAATAATAGCAAGATATGTCCCATC GACACCGTGGTTTCTTATGCCGATACTGGTAGAAAAGTTTCCATTTGTTCGAAAATCAGAGAGAACATTG GAATGTTATGTTCATAACTTACTAAGGATTAGTGTGTATTTTCCAACCTTGAGGCACGAAATTCTGGAGCTTGTTATTGAAAAGCTACTTAAGCTGGAT GTGAACGCATCCCGGCAAGATATTGAAGATGCTGAGGAAGCAGCAGCTCAAACTAGTGGTGGGACAGATGCCCCAGAAGGATTGTTTAACATG gatgaagatgaagaaactaagggtGAAACAAAGGCTGATCCTGCACAGCTTGATCACATGGTCCATCCTGTAGCTGAACGCCTGGACATCCTGCTGTCTTTACTTTTGTCCTACATTAAGGATGTCTGCTACGTAGATG GTAAAGTtgataacaacaaaacaaaagattTATATCGAGATTTGATAACCATCTTTGACAAACTCCTGTTGCCCACCCATGCCTCCTGCCATGTACAGTTTTTTATGTTTTACCTCTGTAGCTTCAAACTG GGATTTGCAGAAGCATTTTTGGAACATCTCTGGAAAAAACTGCAGGATCCAAATAATCCTGCCATCATCAGGCAAGCTGCTGGAAATTACATTGGAAGCTTCTTGGCAAGGGCTAAATTCGTTCCTCTTAT taCTGTAAAGTCATGCCTAGATCTTTTGGTTAACTGGCTGCACGTATACCTTGATAACCAGGATTCGGGAACGAAGGCTTTTTGTGATGTTGCCCTCCACGGACCATTTTATTCAGCTTGTCAAGCCGTGTTCTACACTTTCGTTTTTAGACACAAGCAGCTTTTAAGTGGAAATCTGAAGGAAG gttTGCGGTACCTTCAAAGTCTAAATTTTGAACGCATAGTCATGAGTCAGCTAAACCCTCTGAAGATTTGCCTGCCCTCGGTAGTGAACTTTTTTGCTTCTATCACAAG TAAATACCAGCTCGTCTTCTGCTACACCATCATTGAGAGAAACAACCGTCAGATGCTACCAGTCATTAGAAATACAGCTGGAGGGGACTCGGTACAAACCTGCACAAACCCACTTGACACCTTCTTCCCCTTTGACCCTTGTGTTCTTAAGAG GTCAAACAAATTCATTGATCCTATTTACCAGATATGGGAAGATACGAGTGCTGAAGAGCTACAGGAGGTTAAGAAACCCATTAAAAAG GAGATAGTAGAAGATGAAGATGACGATTTTTTGAAAGGTGAAGTACCCCAGAATGATCCTGTGATTGGGATAACACCAAGCTCCTTTGACTCACGTTTCCGAAGTCCTTCAAGTAGTGTGGGCTCCCCGCCGGTGTTATACATGCCAGACCAGTCCCCTGTGATCTCAAGGATTTGTGATTGA